The following proteins come from a genomic window of Diorhabda sublineata isolate icDioSubl1.1 chromosome 7, icDioSubl1.1, whole genome shotgun sequence:
- the LOC130446829 gene encoding uncharacterized protein LOC130446829: MNSVAELSESDEVIGTVEEDNDDSDNFQPTTFTEAEIAKEVCHLAGNTTFCKIVKAALRMENLTENPKKTFADLMSLPTRQYLDITVVPILINALTYLGKERPVNPILSLAAFLIKYRSVYESNYDPGSQGTPSASKGSITSKLF; encoded by the coding sequence ATGAATTCAGTCGCCGAATTATCGGAATCGGACGAAGTTATTGGTACCGTCGAAGAAGATAACGACGATTCCGACAATTTCCAGCCGACGACGTTCACAGAAGCGGAAATAGCTAAAGAAGTATGTCACCTCGCTGGAAATACTACGTTCTGTAAAATAGTGAAAGCCGCTTTGAGAATGGAGAACCTAACCGAGAACCCGAAGAAGACGTTCGCCGATTTGATGTCTTTACCGACTAGACAGTATCTGGATATAACAGTAGTGCCTATTTTGATAAACGCTCTCACTTATTTGGGTAAAGAACGACCCGTCAATCCTATTTTATCTTTAGCTGCTTTTTTGATCAAATACCGGTCCGTTTATGAGAGTAATTATGATCCGGGTTCCCAGGGGACTCCGTCGGCGTCAAAAGGATCTATAACATCAAAATTGTTCTAA